Proteins encoded within one genomic window of Salipaludibacillus agaradhaerens:
- a CDS encoding UbiX family flavin prenyltransferase, whose translation MKGISNKKKVTVAITGASGAIYGVRCVQALLAEGHTVHFLLTGAAWQVLYYELGLDTSDEQACLEELFGKCDHFHYHTQQDFSAPIASGSAKSDAMIIVPCSMGTLAKISHGISSNLLERAADVMLKERRKLIIVPRESPLSSIHLENMKRVSDLGGMIVPAMPGYYHNPKTMDDLINFVVGKVLDQVEVDHNLFTRWGDDSR comes from the coding sequence ATGAAAGGTATAAGCAATAAAAAAAAGGTGACTGTGGCTATAACTGGAGCTAGTGGTGCTATTTATGGGGTGAGGTGTGTGCAAGCCTTGTTGGCAGAAGGTCACACAGTCCATTTTTTATTAACAGGTGCGGCATGGCAGGTACTTTACTATGAATTGGGACTTGATACATCAGATGAGCAAGCATGTCTTGAAGAACTGTTCGGAAAGTGCGATCATTTTCATTATCATACACAACAAGACTTTTCAGCACCGATTGCAAGCGGGTCAGCGAAAAGCGATGCCATGATTATCGTACCATGCTCTATGGGGACATTAGCTAAAATCTCTCATGGCATTTCAAGTAATTTACTTGAACGGGCGGCAGACGTGATGTTAAAAGAACGACGTAAATTGATCATCGTACCGAGGGAATCGCCTCTTAGTTCAATACATCTTGAAAATATGAAGCGAGTGAGTGACTTAGGCGGTATGATCGTACCAGCTATGCCAGGCTACTATCATAACCCTAAGACAATGGATGACCTTATTAATTTTGTAGTAGGTAAAGTGTTAGATCAGGTAGAAGTGGATCATAATCTCTTTACAAGGTGGGGAGACGATAGCAGATGA
- a CDS encoding demethylmenaquinone methyltransferase, with amino-acid sequence MGRTKEERVHDVFESISKEYDRMNGIISFKQHNTWRKDTMKKMNVEKGTRALDICCGTADWAITLAEAVGEEGQVTGVDFSENMLTVGREKVRKNHVPNVTLKWGNAMELPFEDNHFDYVTIGFGLRNVPDYLQVLREMHRVVKPGGLAVCLETSQPTMPIFKQAYWFYFTYVMPLFGKIFAKSYAEYSWLQESSRHFPGKKELKQLFYEAGFTSVKYKSYSGGAVASHFATK; translated from the coding sequence ATGGGGAGAACAAAAGAAGAACGGGTACACGATGTATTTGAGAGCATTTCCAAAGAATATGACAGAATGAATGGTATTATTAGTTTTAAACAGCATAACACGTGGCGAAAAGATACAATGAAAAAAATGAATGTAGAAAAAGGGACAAGAGCCCTCGATATTTGCTGTGGAACCGCTGACTGGGCGATTACTCTTGCCGAAGCGGTGGGGGAAGAAGGCCAAGTCACAGGCGTTGATTTCAGTGAAAATATGCTTACAGTAGGTCGGGAGAAAGTTAGAAAGAATCATGTTCCTAATGTCACGTTAAAGTGGGGAAATGCGATGGAACTCCCTTTTGAAGATAATCATTTTGATTATGTCACCATCGGTTTCGGTTTAAGAAATGTTCCCGACTATTTACAAGTGTTACGTGAAATGCATCGTGTTGTTAAACCAGGTGGATTGGCTGTATGTTTAGAAACGTCGCAACCGACTATGCCGATATTTAAACAAGCATACTGGTTTTATTTCACGTATGTGATGCCCCTTTTTGGAAAAATATTTGCGAAAAGTTATGCAGAATATTCTTGGTTGCAAGAATCCAGTCGTCATTTTCCTGGAAAAAAAGAGTTGAAGCAACTTTTTTATGAGGCTGGTTTTACATCTGTTAAATATAAATCATATTCTGGAGGAGCGGTGGCGTCGCATTTTGCGACTAAGTAG
- the mtrB gene encoding trp RNA-binding attenuation protein MtrB, which translates to MTDNNGYIVIKAEEDGVNVIGLTRGTDTRFHHSEKLDKDEMMIAQFTEHTSAIKIRGKATLQTAHGDISNLK; encoded by the coding sequence ATGACAGACAATAATGGCTATATTGTCATTAAAGCTGAGGAAGATGGTGTTAACGTCATTGGACTCACCAGGGGAACAGATACACGTTTCCATCATTCAGAAAAATTGGACAAAGATGAAATGATGATTGCACAATTTACAGAACATACATCAGCAATTAAAATTAGAGGTAAAGCGACGCTTCAAACAGCTCATGGTGATATTAGTAATCTAAAATAA
- a CDS encoding menaquinone biosynthesis protein has translation MSLVIAEISYTNILPMFYYINREKLINAGCEFVPAIPSQLNQNMADGKVHVGGISSFAYGEHSEEYQVLPDLSVSAMKQVGSIFLFSKKPIKELNGASIALTSSSATSVNLLKIILNKFYQLNVSYTTMAPNYDLMMNDHDACLLIGDDAILTSFSKQEAIYQYDLGYLWQLFTGLPMTFALFAIRKEAWEKHEGLLREVHRQFLKSKQACRKNRFNDMITSIRFQLGGTEEFWQTYFAGLNYELTETHLKGLHHFYDLAYELNLLNKKVNKVSIWNPTENFHSV, from the coding sequence ATGAGTCTGGTCATAGCAGAAATATCTTATACAAATATTTTACCGATGTTTTATTATATAAACAGAGAAAAATTAATAAATGCAGGATGTGAATTTGTCCCCGCTATTCCTTCACAATTAAATCAAAATATGGCGGATGGAAAAGTACATGTGGGAGGAATTTCTTCCTTTGCCTATGGAGAACATAGTGAAGAGTATCAAGTGCTTCCAGATTTATCTGTTTCCGCAATGAAGCAAGTTGGCTCTATTTTTTTGTTCTCAAAGAAACCTATTAAAGAGCTAAATGGCGCGTCAATCGCTCTAACGTCTAGCTCTGCGACCTCTGTCAATTTGTTGAAAATTATATTAAACAAATTCTATCAATTAAATGTGTCATATACGACGATGGCCCCTAATTATGACTTAATGATGAACGACCATGATGCTTGCCTTCTTATCGGAGATGATGCTATTCTTACTTCTTTCTCTAAACAAGAGGCTATCTATCAGTATGACTTAGGTTACTTGTGGCAACTATTTACTGGGCTCCCCATGACGTTCGCGTTATTTGCTATTCGTAAAGAAGCATGGGAGAAGCATGAAGGACTGTTAAGAGAAGTACATCGACAATTCTTAAAAAGTAAGCAGGCATGCCGTAAAAACAGATTTAATGACATGATTACATCTATACGTTTCCAACTCGGTGGTACAGAAGAATTTTGGCAAACTTATTTTGCAGGGTTGAACTATGAATTAACGGAAACGCATTTAAAAGGTTTACATCATTTTTATGACTTAGCTTATGAACTAAATCTTCTCAATAAAAAAGTAAATAAAGTGTCGATATGGAATCCAACAGAAAATTTTCATTCTGTTTAG
- a CDS encoding UbiA-like polyprenyltransferase, producing MKKLKIILEMIKFEHTVFALPFAFIGAVLGSLLIEGRWPELTDWIWITLAMVGARSAAMSLNRLIDAKIDKANPRTKDRAIPAGLLSRLETVMFIVGSFALLFVSAFQLNLLAVYLLPLAVFFLVFYSYTKRFTWLCHIFLGITIGLAPLGGWVGATGTLTWEAMMLFIAVALWTAGFDVIYATQDADYDKDVKLFSIPSFFGITKALKFARGFHIISFIAMLSLFFITPLSWLYLIGILIVGTIMVYEHSLVSPQDLSKVNVAFFTMNGIISMVMLAFTIGDLLL from the coding sequence ATGAAAAAGTTAAAAATAATTTTAGAAATGATTAAATTTGAACATACTGTATTTGCATTACCATTTGCTTTCATCGGAGCTGTTTTAGGCAGCTTATTAATCGAAGGTAGGTGGCCTGAATTAACTGATTGGATTTGGATTACATTGGCGATGGTAGGGGCAAGAAGTGCTGCTATGTCTTTAAATAGATTAATTGATGCAAAAATTGATAAAGCAAATCCGAGGACAAAAGATAGAGCGATTCCCGCTGGCCTTTTATCAAGATTAGAAACGGTCATGTTTATTGTTGGCTCATTTGCATTACTATTTGTATCGGCTTTTCAATTAAACTTATTAGCCGTTTATCTTCTTCCACTAGCTGTTTTTTTCCTCGTGTTCTACTCATATACGAAACGATTTACTTGGCTGTGTCATATTTTCCTCGGTATTACTATCGGTCTTGCTCCGCTTGGAGGATGGGTAGGGGCTACTGGCACTTTAACGTGGGAAGCTATGATGCTTTTTATTGCAGTCGCTCTGTGGACAGCCGGTTTTGATGTCATTTATGCCACTCAAGATGCTGATTATGATAAAGATGTAAAGTTATTTTCTATCCCAAGCTTTTTTGGTATTACGAAAGCATTAAAGTTTGCTAGAGGTTTTCACATTATAAGCTTTATAGCTATGCTGTCATTATTTTTTATTACACCACTTAGTTGGCTATATTTAATAGGAATCTTGATTGTGGGTACAATTATGGTCTATGAACATTCTCTTGTATCACCTCAAGATTTGTCTAAGGTGAACGTAGCGTTCTTTACAATGAATGGCATTATTAGTATGGTCATGCTAGCATTTACGATAGGAGATTTACTTTTATGA
- the ndk gene encoding nucleoside-diphosphate kinase, producing MDKTFLMVKPDGVQRNLIGEIISRFELKGYTLVGAKLIQLTEETARSHYEEHEGKAFFHSLVEFITSGPVFAMVWQGEGIINEARKMMGKTNPTDSSPGTIRGDFGVNVSRNIIHGSDSPESAQREIKLYFTEDELVSYEKEIAKWI from the coding sequence ATGGATAAAACATTTCTAATGGTAAAACCAGATGGTGTTCAACGTAATTTAATTGGGGAAATTATCTCTCGATTCGAATTGAAAGGGTATACATTAGTAGGGGCAAAGCTTATTCAACTAACAGAAGAGACAGCAAGAAGTCACTACGAAGAACATGAAGGGAAAGCTTTTTTTCATTCATTAGTTGAGTTTATTACTTCTGGTCCAGTTTTTGCTATGGTATGGCAAGGCGAAGGAATCATTAATGAAGCTCGGAAGATGATGGGAAAAACAAATCCGACAGACTCATCACCTGGCACAATAAGAGGAGATTTCGGGGTTAATGTTTCTAGAAATATTATTCATGGTTCTGACTCCCCAGAAAGTGCTCAACGTGAAATAAAGCTCTATTTTACTGAAGATGAACTAGTCTCATATGAAAAAGAAATAGCTAAATGGATATAG
- the aroC gene encoding chorismate synthase, translating into MRFLTAGESHGPELTAIIEGVPSQLPLTVEDINEHLARRQKGYGRGRRMQIEKDQVTITSGVRHGKTTGAPITLHIENKDWTHWTKIMGAEPLSDEEEQDIKRKITRPRPGHADLNGAIKYRHRDMRNVLERSSARETTARVAVGAVAQALLKAFNIHLCGHVLEIGDVVSQQPEFTTVEQLKKVTEASEVRCADGSAETKMKTAIDEAKENGDSIGGIVEVIAENVPVGLGSFVHYDRKLDAKIAHGVMSINAFKGVEIGLGFEAARMKGSDVHDEITHDEKNGFSRKTNRLGGFEGGMTNGMPVVVRGAMKPIPTLYKPLQSVDIDSKEPFTASIERSDSCAVPAAAVVCEAAVAWELANAFLEKFGSDTMSDIKKHYQDYLEEARTF; encoded by the coding sequence ATGCGATTCTTGACAGCAGGAGAATCTCACGGGCCTGAGTTGACAGCTATTATTGAGGGTGTTCCAAGTCAGTTGCCTTTGACGGTTGAAGATATTAATGAACATTTAGCAAGAAGACAAAAAGGGTATGGTCGAGGAAGACGGATGCAAATTGAAAAAGACCAAGTAACAATTACAAGCGGTGTGCGTCACGGTAAAACAACGGGAGCACCAATTACCCTGCACATTGAAAATAAAGATTGGACACATTGGACGAAAATTATGGGTGCTGAGCCACTTTCAGACGAAGAGGAACAAGACATTAAACGCAAAATAACACGTCCTAGACCGGGCCATGCTGATTTGAATGGCGCTATTAAATATCGGCATCGTGATATGAGAAATGTTTTAGAACGGTCATCAGCAAGGGAAACGACGGCACGTGTTGCAGTAGGTGCTGTGGCCCAAGCCTTGTTAAAAGCCTTTAATATTCACCTGTGTGGCCATGTTCTAGAAATCGGTGATGTGGTAAGTCAACAACCGGAGTTTACAACGGTTGAGCAATTAAAAAAAGTCACTGAGGCTTCTGAAGTTCGCTGTGCTGATGGCTCAGCTGAAACTAAAATGAAAACAGCCATCGATGAAGCAAAAGAAAATGGTGATTCCATTGGTGGAATCGTTGAAGTAATAGCTGAAAATGTACCGGTTGGGCTTGGTAGTTTCGTCCATTATGATAGAAAGCTTGATGCTAAGATTGCTCACGGTGTCATGAGTATCAATGCCTTTAAAGGTGTGGAAATTGGATTGGGCTTTGAAGCTGCACGAATGAAGGGTAGTGACGTGCATGATGAGATCACTCATGATGAGAAGAATGGTTTTTCTCGTAAAACAAACCGACTGGGTGGCTTTGAAGGTGGCATGACAAATGGGATGCCTGTTGTTGTACGAGGAGCCATGAAACCAATTCCAACCCTTTATAAACCATTACAAAGCGTGGATATTGACTCTAAGGAGCCTTTCACAGCAAGTATTGAGCGGTCTGATAGTTGTGCTGTTCCAGCAGCCGCTGTTGTCTGTGAAGCTGCTGTAGCTTGGGAATTAGCTAATGCATTTTTAGAGAAATTTGGTTCGGATACAATGTCAGACATTAAAAAACATTATCAAGACTATTTAGAGGAAGCGAGGACGTTTTAA
- the folE gene encoding GTP cyclohydrolase I FolE, producing MSNVDHAKIEEAITMILEAIGENPSREGLIDTPKRVARMYEEVFQGLSQDPKEHFKTVFGEDHEELVLVKDIPFYSMCEHHLVPFFGKAHIGYIPKGGKVTGLSKLARAVEAVTKRPQLQERITSTIADAIVETLTPRGVIVVVEAEHMCMTMRGVKKPGSKTVTSAVRGAFERNDAARAEVLSLIKE from the coding sequence ATGAGTAATGTGGATCATGCAAAAATTGAAGAAGCAATAACAATGATATTGGAAGCAATTGGCGAAAATCCTTCTAGAGAAGGTTTGATAGATACACCTAAACGTGTCGCACGAATGTATGAAGAAGTGTTCCAAGGTCTCTCACAAGATCCAAAGGAACACTTTAAAACAGTTTTTGGTGAAGACCATGAAGAGCTCGTTTTAGTGAAAGACATTCCTTTTTATTCTATGTGTGAGCATCACCTCGTACCTTTTTTCGGTAAAGCCCATATAGGATATATCCCAAAAGGAGGCAAGGTAACGGGTTTAAGTAAGCTTGCAAGGGCTGTAGAGGCCGTCACGAAACGACCGCAACTACAAGAAAGAATAACCTCTACAATTGCAGATGCCATCGTGGAAACTTTGACACCAAGAGGCGTGATTGTCGTAGTGGAAGCTGAGCACATGTGCATGACGATGCGAGGAGTGAAAAAGCCTGGCTCTAAAACCGTTACCTCTGCTGTGAGAGGAGCCTTTGAGCGTAATGATGCTGCGAGAGCAGAAGTATTATCTTTAATCAAAGAATAA
- the aroB gene encoding 3-dehydroquinate synthase, whose translation MQSPTLTIASRSHEYPVYIDQEIRFHTFNLINAQLSHPASAYMIVADKNVADYYLTDVLSSFPESKKPFVSLIPSGESSKSFDMYHQLLTEALENGLDRQSVIIALGGGVTGDLAGFTAATYMRGIQYVQMPTTLLAHDSSVGGKTGINHAHGKNLIGAFHPPAAVIYDSEMLRTLPIQEWRSGFAEVIKHGFIADPELLDWLERNITDLSHIPSEIINELLERSIRIKAHIVEEDEKEQGVRAYLNFGHTLGHSIEAEVGYGHMTHGEAVAIGMSFALKLSERLLGSKLSYNRILDYMKTLGYSLQIPSGCAHDQLIVRMRRDKKSSHNDINYVLLHSIGQPQLVKVSEEDILRLLEEEGNLR comes from the coding sequence ATGCAGTCCCCGACTTTAACTATAGCAAGTAGATCACATGAGTACCCTGTTTATATTGATCAGGAGATCAGATTTCATACATTTAACCTTATAAATGCTCAACTATCTCATCCTGCTAGTGCCTATATGATCGTGGCTGACAAAAACGTCGCAGACTATTATTTAACAGATGTATTATCGTCTTTTCCAGAAAGTAAGAAACCATTTGTGTCTTTAATTCCAAGTGGTGAATCATCTAAATCATTTGATATGTATCATCAGCTTTTGACAGAAGCTTTGGAGAATGGGTTGGATCGGCAATCTGTTATTATAGCCCTTGGTGGAGGGGTGACAGGTGATTTAGCTGGATTTACGGCGGCTACGTATATGCGAGGTATTCAATATGTGCAAATGCCTACAACCTTGTTAGCCCATGATAGTAGTGTTGGGGGGAAAACAGGCATTAACCATGCACACGGGAAAAATTTGATAGGTGCTTTTCATCCACCTGCTGCTGTCATTTATGACTCAGAGATGTTGCGTACCCTCCCAATCCAGGAATGGCGGTCAGGTTTTGCAGAAGTCATCAAGCACGGTTTTATTGCTGATCCTGAACTTTTGGATTGGTTAGAAAGAAATATTACAGACTTATCGCATATACCATCTGAGATAATAAATGAGTTGCTCGAACGATCAATTCGAATAAAAGCACATATAGTGGAAGAGGATGAAAAGGAGCAAGGAGTTAGGGCTTACTTGAATTTTGGGCATACATTAGGTCACAGTATTGAAGCAGAGGTTGGCTACGGTCACATGACTCATGGAGAAGCGGTTGCTATCGGTATGTCGTTTGCCTTGAAATTGAGTGAACGTCTGCTCGGTTCAAAGCTCTCCTATAACAGAATATTGGATTATATGAAAACACTAGGCTACTCACTTCAAATACCAAGTGGGTGTGCTCATGATCAATTGATTGTTCGAATGAGACGTGACAAAAAATCGTCGCACAATGACATAAATTATGTTCTTTTGCATTCAATTGGTCAACCGCAACTCGTTAAAGTCAGCGAAGAAGACATACTGAGACTCCTTGAAGAGGAGGGAAACTTAAGATGA
- a CDS encoding heptaprenyl diphosphate synthase component 1: protein MTAYDGHNEELNLVFDSFYKSVKHAYLNKFIENPVIDHDQANMLLIILQKKKYSKKYIHDCILTTLFVQAALDTHERVVIHGLGPESLKTKNQLTVLAGDFYSSLYYNVLSKNEDIALIRVLAKAIQQINESKMKVYHSENRSEHLNLTDIKVIQASLLKNVAHLFHLSHWSRIIEEFFLLKLLCREKASIIERGHCSKESIFGDFTDSFSKKQVLRQLTHLINVTCEGIEEEAREENDMTCYVKARMYELIKRFQIEEHCVVEEG from the coding sequence ATGACGGCATATGATGGCCACAACGAAGAATTAAACCTTGTGTTTGATAGTTTTTATAAAAGTGTTAAACACGCTTATTTAAATAAGTTTATTGAGAATCCAGTGATTGACCATGATCAAGCCAATATGCTGTTGATTATTCTTCAGAAAAAAAAATACTCTAAAAAATACATACATGATTGTATCTTAACGACCTTGTTTGTACAGGCTGCTCTGGATACTCATGAAAGAGTCGTTATACATGGCTTAGGACCTGAATCTTTAAAAACAAAAAATCAGCTCACTGTTTTAGCAGGTGATTTTTACAGTAGCTTGTACTATAATGTGCTATCTAAAAATGAAGATATAGCTTTGATTAGAGTGCTAGCAAAAGCCATACAACAAATAAATGAGTCAAAAATGAAAGTGTATCACTCAGAGAATAGAAGTGAGCATTTAAATTTAACTGACATAAAAGTGATACAAGCCTCTTTATTAAAAAATGTTGCTCACCTATTTCATTTGTCTCACTGGTCCCGAATCATTGAGGAGTTTTTCTTATTAAAGCTTTTATGCAGGGAAAAGGCGTCAATTATTGAACGTGGGCACTGCTCCAAAGAATCAATTTTTGGTGATTTTACTGATTCCTTCAGTAAAAAGCAAGTGTTAAGGCAATTAACTCACTTAATTAATGTGACGTGTGAGGGAATTGAAGAAGAAGCACGTGAAGAAAATGACATGACATGCTATGTAAAAGCAAGAATGTATGAGTTGATTAAAAGGTTTCAAATTGAAGAGCATTGTGTTGTGGAGGAAGGTTAG
- the hepT gene encoding heptaprenyl diphosphate synthase component II has translation MKLTEIYWHLRPDIIKIEKEIEQNIDAQHQVLQQASSHLLKAGGKRIRPVFVLLAAQFGDYNIEKVKHVAVPLELIHMASLVHDDVIDNAELRRGKKTIKSKWDNRTAMYTGDYMFAKAIEIATLSNRPDLHKYLSEAMVEMCIGEVEQIRDQYNWQQNLRIYFRRIKRKTALLISVSCQLGAIVADASPLHQLQLKKYGYYVGMAFQITDDILDFVGTEKELGKPAGSDLAQGNVTLPVLLAMEKNSELNERIITYLKMESRIPFDMKATIEDIKATGAIQEAKKVADKYIKKALLALEPLPELRAKAALQQIADYISERKF, from the coding sequence ATGAAATTAACAGAGATATATTGGCATTTAAGGCCGGATATTATAAAAATTGAAAAAGAAATCGAGCAAAATATTGATGCACAGCACCAAGTATTACAGCAGGCTTCCTCACATTTATTGAAAGCAGGAGGTAAGCGGATTAGACCGGTATTTGTACTACTTGCAGCACAATTTGGTGATTATAATATAGAAAAAGTAAAACATGTAGCAGTGCCCTTAGAGCTTATTCATATGGCATCTCTCGTTCATGATGATGTCATCGATAATGCTGAGTTAAGAAGAGGTAAAAAAACCATTAAATCAAAGTGGGATAACCGTACTGCCATGTATACGGGTGATTATATGTTTGCAAAAGCAATAGAGATAGCTACACTCAGTAATCGGCCAGATCTTCATAAATATTTATCTGAAGCTATGGTAGAAATGTGCATAGGAGAGGTTGAGCAAATTCGAGACCAATATAATTGGCAACAAAACTTACGAATATATTTTCGTCGAATTAAACGAAAAACAGCTCTTCTTATATCTGTGAGCTGTCAACTCGGTGCTATTGTTGCTGACGCTTCACCTCTCCACCAATTACAATTAAAAAAATATGGCTATTACGTCGGCATGGCTTTTCAAATTACGGATGATATTTTAGACTTTGTAGGGACTGAAAAGGAGCTAGGTAAGCCAGCTGGAAGTGACTTAGCTCAAGGGAACGTTACGCTTCCAGTTCTTCTCGCCATGGAGAAAAATAGTGAATTGAATGAGAGAATTATCACCTATCTAAAAATGGAGAGCCGTATACCGTTCGATATGAAAGCGACTATAGAGGATATTAAAGCGACGGGAGCCATTCAAGAAGCAAAAAAGGTAGCTGATAAGTACATAAAAAAAGCGCTGTTAGCACTGGAGCCTTTACCCGAATTACGTGCAAAAGCTGCTTTACAGCAAATAGCGGACTATATCAGTGAGAGGAAATTTTAA
- a CDS encoding CheR family methyltransferase — translation MDDYQKFIEQIYKKTGINLSLYKEAQMKRRLTSLRDKRGFTTFSDYFDALSKQHDLFDEFLQRMTINVSEFFRNPQRWKVLENKILPRLLAGQKKLKIWSAACSTGEEPYSLMMLLHKYLKYDQIDLLATDLDESILTRAKKGFYPERSLKEVPQDMLDHYFEKEMVGYHVKDKVKKAIKFKQHNLLSDSYEKGFDLIVCRNVMIYFTEQAKDDLYFKFSDALKPGGVLFVGSTEQIFQAQRYGFETEDTFFYKKVK, via the coding sequence ATGGACGATTATCAAAAGTTTATAGAACAGATTTATAAAAAAACCGGGATCAATTTATCCTTATATAAGGAAGCACAAATGAAGCGTAGATTAACATCTTTAAGAGATAAACGTGGATTTACGACCTTTTCAGACTATTTTGATGCACTCTCGAAACAACACGACCTGTTTGATGAATTTCTACAACGAATGACGATTAATGTGTCAGAATTTTTTAGAAATCCTCAAAGGTGGAAGGTACTGGAGAATAAAATACTCCCCAGGCTGCTTGCAGGTCAGAAGAAATTAAAAATATGGAGTGCTGCTTGCTCTACAGGAGAAGAGCCATACTCTCTCATGATGCTTTTGCATAAGTATTTAAAATATGATCAGATTGATCTTCTTGCAACAGATCTAGATGAATCAATTTTGACGCGGGCAAAAAAAGGGTTCTATCCAGAACGTTCTCTCAAAGAAGTGCCTCAAGACATGTTGGATCACTATTTTGAAAAAGAGATGGTTGGCTATCATGTAAAGGACAAAGTGAAAAAGGCAATTAAATTTAAACAGCATAATTTACTTTCAGATAGTTATGAAAAAGGATTTGACTTAATTGTTTGTAGAAACGTCATGATATACTTTACCGAGCAAGCAAAAGATGACTTATATTTTAAGTTTAGTGACGCATTAAAACCTGGCGGCGTTTTATTTGTTGGAAGTACGGAACAAATCTTTCAAGCACAGCGATATGGTTTCGAAACGGAAGATACTTTTTTTTATAAAAAAGTAAAATAA